Genomic window (Roseateles sp. XES5):
GACCGCCAGCATGGCGGCAGCCAGGTCCGTCGTGCGCCCCGATCGCAGCGACGAATTCGATGAGCTCATAGAGCGGCACAAATCGCTGCGAAAGCTGGGCAGGCTCATGTTCGGCGCGTTCTCTTTCCGGTCGTTTCGTCCCGATGATCCGGTTTTGAAGGCAGTGGATCATCTGCGTGCGCTCTACAATGGCAGGAAACTACCCGCGCAGGTGCCGTTCGCGTTCATGACCCGCAAGTGGCGGCGGCGTGTGCGCTCGGACGGTGTCACCATCGACCTGCGTGCCTGGGAAGTGGCGGTGCTCGTTCATCTGCGGGAGCGCCTGCGGGCCGGCGACATATGGGTTGAGGGCAGCCGAGCATGGCGCAGTTTCGAGGATTATCTTCTGCCTCGACCGATCTTTGCCCTCATGCGCGCCGAAGGCCGGCTCGGGCTTGCCATTCCTGACAGCTTTGCCGAATGGCGAGCCGAACGCACCGCCACGCTCGACGCGAAACTCAAAAAGCTGGCAAGGGCGGCGGCCGCCAACGCCATTCCGCATGCGGCTATTTCCGACAAGGGTTTGTCGGTCTCCCCGATCCGCGAGGAGGAGCGTGACGGGATCGTCGCGCTCAGCCGGCGTCTTTACATCCTCGTTCCCCGGATCAGGATCACCAGCCTGCTTGCCGAGGTCCACAGCTGGACCAGGTTCCTTGACAGCTTCACACACTATCGCACCGGCGAGACGGCGAACGACGAGCCGGCGCTGATGGCCGCTATCCTTGCCGACGCCACCAACGCCGGTGCTGAACGCATGGCGGAAAGCTCACGCGGCGTCACGATCCACCAGATGATGCTGATGGTAGATAGGCATCTGCGCTCGGAAACCTATGCCACGGCGACCGCCGTGCTGGTCGATGCGCAGCAGGCTCATCCCTTCGCCGCAGTCTGGGGCGACGGTCATATCTCCTCCTCGGACGGGCAGTTCTTTCCGGCCGGCGGGCGCGGTGAAGCCAGCCTCGAATACAATGCAAAATACGGCAAACGGCCAGGTGCCTCGATCTATGGCTTTCTTTCCAATCGTTTCGCCTCCTTCTTCTCCCGGATGATCCAGGCGTCCGAGAGCGAAGCGCCCTACGTGCTCGACGGCCTCCTTCACAACGAAAGCTCCGTCGAAATCCATGAGCATGCAACCGATACCGCCGGCGCGACCGAAACCACATTCGCTATGTTCCATGGCTTCGGCTACAGGCTCATTCCTCGTATCCGCAATCTCGGCAATCGCAGGCTCTTCGTCATCGATCCCGACCCGGCGTACGAGCCGCTCGGGGCGCTGATCTCGGGAGCCGTCAACATGGATGTCATCGAGCAGCACTGGGATGAGGTTTTGCGGCTGAAGGCATCGATTGGCGCAGGCCTCGTGCCGCCGTCCGTCATCCTCAAGAAGCTTGCCGCATCGCCTCGACAAAATCGGCTCAATCAGGCGCTACGCGAAATGGGCCGAATTGAACGCTCGATCTTCATCTGCGACTGGTTGCTCGACACCAAGCTCCGGCGCAGGTCGCATGCCATCCTCAACAAGGGTGAAAGCCGTCACGCCCTTGCCAGGGCGGTCTTCCTCCACCAGCTTGGCGAGCTGCGCAACCGCGTGGCGGAAACCATGGCCTATCGGGCGTCAGGTCTTAACCTCGTCGTCAACGCCATTATCCTGTGGAACACCGTCTATCTCAGCCGCGCTGTCGATTATGTCCGCACCCAGGGCATCGATATTCCCGCCGAACTGCTCTCCCAGGTCGCACCACTTCCCTGGGCTCATATCGCACTCACCGGCGACTATCTCTGGAACGAAATTGACCGACCCCTCGAACGCTTCAGGCCGATCCGCGCTAACCGTTTCAATCCAAACAACTTTGCTTTCCCTTAGCGGGTATTATTGCAGAAATGCCCACGGAGCCCCCATCAGATCGGATGGATGCGCATGTTCCATGCCCGCACGGAAACCTATCGCGCAGCGCAGGCATGTGTGACCGACGCCCATGCGCGTCATCCCCACGCCCAGCTCTGGGGAACAGGGACGACCGCATCATCTGATGGTCAGTTCTTCCGGGCCAGTGATCGTGCCGCCAAACGCGGTGATATCAACCTGCATTATGGCAGCGAGCCAGGCTCGAAATTTTACAGCCACCTTTCCGATCAGTACGGCTATTTCAGCATTCTGCCGATCAGCCCGACCGAGAGCGAGGCAGCCTATGTTCTCGACGGCCTGTTCGACCACGACACCATCCTGGAGATCGAGGAGCACTTTACCGATACCGGAGGTGCGAGCGATCATGTATTTGCCCTCTTCACTCTGATCGGAAAGCGTTTTGCGCCTCGGCTGCGCAATCTCAAGGACCGGAAGTTCCATACTTTCGAAAAGGCCGACTCATATCCAGCACTGGCCAACCATATCGGCGCGCCGATCAATACCGCCCTCATTCTGGAACACTGGGATGACCTTCTCCATCTGGCGGCATCAATCACGACACGCTCTGTTGCGCCCTCAATGATCCTCAAAAAGCTGGCGGCATCCTCGAAACCGAGCCAGTTGGCGAAAGCCCTGCGTGAGCTCGGGCGCATCGAGCGATCCCTGTTTATGATCGAATGGTATTCCAACCCGGCACTTCGCCGGCGATGTCAAGCCGGTCTTAACAAAGGAGAATCCGCCCACAAGCTCAAGCGGGCCGTTTTCTTCCATGAGCGCGGCGAAATCCGCGACCGATCGTTCGAAAGTCAGGCATTCCGTGCCTCGGGCCTCAACCTTGTCGTCAGCGCCATCGTCCACTGGAATACCGTTTATCTCAGCCGTGCCGTAGCCCATCTGCGTCAAAGTGGTCGAACTATCCCCGACATATTGCTCAAGCATGTCTCGCCACTCAGCTGGGAGCACATAAATCTCACCGGCATCTATTCCTGGGACACCGAGCAGCAGATGCCCGAAGGCTTCAGGCCATTGCGACTTCCTGGAAGAATCCTCCGCGCTGCATGACGTTCCCGCTCCGTTCGGTCTTAGCGTACGATTTCGAGCAGCTCTTGTTCTGACCCCAGATTCTGAAGATGGTTCCCCCGATACCCGCCAAGCGATATGGCTGGATCTCAGCAAGAGGAAAACTGACAGCGGGTTGTGCTGCGCCGACGGAGAGTAAACGCCATGGATGAGACCACCGAGACGATGACGATCTCCAACCGGAGCGATTTCGCTCTTTGGGCCATCGAGCGGGCGAAAGCGATTGTCGCCGAGGAAGGCGGCAACCTTGCGATCGCCACCCGAGACCAGGGCGACGATGAGGTTGCCGTCTCTGCCAATGCGCTTGGCCAGGCCATCGTCAACGCCCTCTTGGAAGTCTTCGACGGCTTGATGGAGGAATAGGGAAGCGCACCTACCGTTCGGCCCCGTCGCGGTCGTTGCCGCGCTGGCGTTCCTGTTCCGCCTGCCGAAGGATCTGCTGACGCTGCTCGTCCTGGGCAGCCCTCGACGCGCCAGCCTGTTCTCGCGCCGCGCGGGAAGCGCGACCCGCGGCAATGGCCTGCTGCTGGGCCGCGATTGCGGGATCGACCGTTGCCGGCGCTGGCCGATCCTGAGTGCGCGCCTCGTCGACGCGCGCCGGCGGCGGCGTGCCCCCTGCCCCCGCTGTGTCGTTGACCGAGCGCATCTGCTGCATCTGGATGTCACGACGCTGCTCTTCGAACAGCGCGGAGATTTCCTTGCGCATCTCCTCGACGGCCTGTCGCTCAGCGCTGCTATCGACCATCGTCTCCAGGCGGTCCATGGATTTGTTCGCCCGTGAGACGCGCTCGTCGAACTGTTCCAACGATAGGGGCATGGCCTTTTCCTTCTGTTGTTGAATGGTTGCGATCAGGGTCTTGAATTCCGCCAAAGGCTCGTCCGGCGGCGCAGCGGACTGCCCCGCCAAGGCATCGAATTTCTTCTGCAGCCAAGGAGACGGCGCACCATGCTTGACGGAGCCGGCCGCCTCGACGATGACGGCGGCGCGCAATCCATGCGCCAGCAACCGCGCCTGGAAATCTCGGGCAACGGACCGCATCTCGGAACCGGGGCCAAACTCGTCGTTCTGCTTGGCTAGCTCGCGCTCGATCTTGCTGACGCTCGCGGTCGTGGGCGCCAGAACCCGGACGGACTTCCCCTCGGCGGAAATCAACTTGGCCTCGACGCCGACGGCCCCCTCGATAATGACAGCTACCGTCTCGCGTTCCATGGTCTGTTCGACGTCCAACCGGAGCAGGACGAAGCCGCTGGCCCGAGCAGCATGCGGTGCTTGAGCGGTTACCGCAGCTACGAACCGGTCGGCCGCCGCAATCACGGAAGGTTCCGCGCCGGCCCGCTTCAGGGCGCTCGCGGTCGCCTGCCATTTCGGGGCGAGCGCCAGGTTTCCATTGGAGAGAGACGCGCGATCGACGACGCCGGCACGCTTGCGCTCGACGCGATTGGTGACAGCCGGCGTCTTGAGATAGCGAGGATCTTGTCTGCCCCGTTCATATGCGCCGGCCTGCGCTTGGCTATAGGGCCGCGTGGCCGCCACATCCGCACGCCGGGTGGCGACCATAGCGATGCCCTGCTCCCGCGCCTTCGTCGCAAACCGCTCGCGCCATTCGTACAGCTCGGGCTTGGTCAGCCGCAGCGCCTTGCCGACATCGTCGCGCGCCGAGATCATCACATGGACGTGGACGTGACCGGTATCGGGATGATGGGCGGTGATCCAACGATGGCCGGCGACCTGCTCGCTAAGAAAATCCCGAACAGCGCGGGTCATCGCCTCCGGATCGGTCCCGGCCCGTGCCGAGAAGATGACATGGAACGCGTTGCGCGGCTCAACGGTGCGAATGTGCGAGGACCAGGCGCGCCAGATGCCATCCGCCTTTTCCTTGACGCTGGAACCACGCTTGACCGGATCGCCTTCGCTGGTGGTGATGGACTTCTCGGTGCGCAGGAACTTTTCGAGGAAGTAGCGGCCGGATTTCTCCGAAACGGCTGCACCGAGAATGCGGACCTCGGCCGACACGCCGGCGTCGGCCAGCCGGCGCGCGAAATCGGACTCTGTATTTTCCAAGGCGCGCGCCGGCCATTCGCCTTTCTCGCGTGCCTTTAACGCGCCGGCGATTTTCTTCGCCGGCAGATTGGTCACCGCATAGATCGAGACCCTGCCGTCCGGATGTCGCGAATAGAGGAAGGGCTTCGACCCGAAGGCGGCGTTCAGGGCATCGTGGAGCGTGTCGTCGTCGACTTCATCGGAAAGGGTGATGGAAAAGGTCGCGAGCGCGTTGACCGCATAGGCGTCGCGAAAATCCGCGCCCCACTCCGCGAGCGCGGCGGCGCGCTCTTCGCGGCTGGTGATGGCAAGGCCATCCTGATCGTAAACCGGGATATCCACCTTGCCCTTCTCGCCGTTTTCGTTCTCGACTTCCCGTGTGCCGAGATAGTTCATCAGGCCAGCAGCCGACGCCCGGCTCGATACGGTCGACGTCACCTTGATCACCACCGGCTGCGCACCGGCGGCGATCGCCGCGCGGCTTGCCGTCTCCGCTTTGGACCTGTCCTTCGCTGCGCCCCGCGCGCTCAGAGGACGGGCGACACTGGGCGCGGCTGCAAAGGACGCCCCGCCCCCTCCCCCGCCGGCCGACTTCTTCAGCTCGTCATCATCCCCCCTCTGGTCGCCGACACCCAAAGCTCCGACCAGCGCAATGACACCCTTTTGCGATGACAGCGGCGCTTGCAGGATCGACGCGATTGTCGGCTCACTTCTCGACACGGCGCCAGGGTGCGCCTTGCTCGCGATGCCCTTGGCTACAAATCGGCGCGGCGGCTCCCCGCCCGACAGAGCGACCCCGATCACGCGCCGGCGACGCAGCTCCTCTTCCTCGTCGATCAACGAGGTGGCGCGGCGGGCGGAAAAAGCCTCGATCTCACCAAGCAGTCCGGACCAGTCATGCGCCACGGCCAGCTCCCCTCCGCTCCTTGCGGCTGATCCGCAGCATCAGATCGACGTCGGCGCGCAGCCGGAACACGCCATCGAGGAGGGTGCGCAGGGCCGCGTCGAGATGCGGTTCGTAACCGACGCGACCCTCGTTCATCGCCCGGACCGCTTGGTTGAGGTTGATGCCGATGCGCCGCAGTTCCTCGTTCGTCCCGCGCAGGGCGTCGGCCTCGGCTGGCCCGACCGGGAGCGGAAGGCCCGCCTGTTCGCGAAACAGCAGCCGGATGACGTCGCTGGCGGTGCGCCCTTCCTCGCACAGCGCGGCGAGCGCATCGCGCTCCTCTGGCTGCAGTCGGACCCTCAACACCTCGCTCCGCATCTTTTCCTTCCCGCTTGCCAGGTTGCCGGAGGCGACCCGGAGCGCCAGAGGCGCGAACCACTGCCCTGCCGGAGGCGGGGCGACGTCGAGTTTGTACCACAAACTTGACTATCCTGCCACATAAAACTAAACTATATTTTATCCACCAAAACAGCTTCAAACGGACAAGCGCTCTCGATCCCCTGCCTGGACGAAGCTTCCCCGCCAATACGCTTCATATCAACAATTGCCCGTTGTTCGTGCTCTGGTTAACAGCGGCATCGCGGTTAATTGGCAATTACCCATTAACAACGGTTAGTTACAAAAGGGAAATTGCTCATAATCAACGGGCAATTGATGATTGCCCGTTCACCGTTGCCCGTTGTCAGCGGGCAGTCATCAATCGTCAATCGTCAATGGGCAATGAACAACGGGCAACGATTTCGTTGCGGAGAGAGGACGAAGGAATTAAATATAGTTTACCACTATAAGGAGCCACAATGATCGTCACCATCGCCAACCCGAAAGGCGGAACCGGGAAAACCACGCTTGTCCGGGCGTTGTCAGGAACGGCCGCCCATGCTGGCAACGACGTGTTTCTGATCGACGCAGACAGCCGCGCCAACACCATGCGCTGGGTCACGATGTCGAAACAGATGAACGTCTGGCCGGACCGGCTGGAGGCGGTAAGCTGCCTCGACCCGAACCGGATCTACAAGATGGCGCTGGAGCGCCAATTCGAAGGAAAGATCGTCTTCATCGATATCGAGGGAACCACGAACGAAAACCTGTTCGCCGGTCTCTATTGTGCCGACATCGTTCTGATCCCGCTACAAACCACCCAGGATGATGTGGTCGCCGGAATGCAGCTTGCACTGAACCATATTCCGGTGGTCGAGGAAGACCAGAAACGCAAGCTGCCGGCGATGATCGTCATCAACCAGCATGACCTTGTCACCGGCCGGGCCAAGGCCCACGAGCCGCTGCGCGAAATCCTGCGGGAGAGCGGTGTCGCCCTTGCGTCGCAGACGATCGCCCGGCGCGCCTCCTATCAGTCGATCGGCGCCGCCGGCACGCTCCAGACCGCCGCGAAATCCGACCCGAAGGCAATCGCCGAGATGGAAACGCTACTCGGCGAGCTGCTCACCCTCTACAGGTCGACGGCGAAGGAGGCTCTGCTATGAGCGAAGGATCGGACAGCAAGAATCTCGTCCTCGGGCTGATCTCGACCGGCCGCGACCGGCCATCCGTCCGCGAAAAGCCCATGGCCTCTCCTCCGCCGGCGAAAACCGACGATGATGGTGGCGCATCGCCAATAGCGGCGGCCGGCCGGACCCAGTTCCGCGACCTGGTCGCTAAGGGCGAAAGCCGCGATCCCATCGCCGGTAAGCGTTTCCGGGACACCGAGAAGGTCACGACCGGTATCCATATCCGCGTCGAGGTCCACAAGAAGCTGAAGATCCTCGCCGCTATCGAGCGGCGCAAGTTTAACAGCTACATCGAGGAAGCCATCGATGACTATCTGCTGAAGATTGCCGATCGGATCCCCGACATTTCTTGATGCGGGCAGGAGGCGGGCGATCATGCGCTTCGCTTCTCGCCTTCGCCATTCGCCCTGAGCGCGGCCATCAGCATCGGCCCAAGG
Coding sequences:
- a CDS encoding Tn3 family transposase encodes the protein MAFLDAQSRTVLFDPPDVYEEALARYALSAEDIAFAKAHRRSHNRLGFAIQLALVRDLGRPLRAGEVAPQAVVSVVADQLDIDAAVFALYAQREETRREHTREIVVALDLRPVRASDYRSLITAAAREAAATEQGEPITKAVIEALKERKLLIPVPELLIRLAMAGRAAARRQAYRGLIRGMEQPSIEALDQLLIDRSGDRSHLGWIAEAPEGTKLKNLKGLIARLEVLRWAAISDERRKTIHANRYGIIARDARILHAREIRRLTSERRYATLAAFVIERQAAITDLVIDMFCKLIGSTRRKAELSRTERRLQEAEILDGVALDHLKLGEALLAARESNTDLASAIAVSLGWDGLTASMAAARSVVRPDRSDEFDELIERHKSLRKLGRLMFGAFSFRSFRPDDPVLKAVDHLRALYNGRKLPAQVPFAFMTRKWRRRVRSDGVTIDLRAWEVAVLVHLRERLRAGDIWVEGSRAWRSFEDYLLPRPIFALMRAEGRLGLAIPDSFAEWRAERTATLDAKLKKLARAAAANAIPHAAISDKGLSVSPIREEERDGIVALSRRLYILVPRIRITSLLAEVHSWTRFLDSFTHYRTGETANDEPALMAAILADATNAGAERMAESSRGVTIHQMMLMVDRHLRSETYATATAVLVDAQQAHPFAAVWGDGHISSSDGQFFPAGGRGEASLEYNAKYGKRPGASIYGFLSNRFASFFSRMIQASESEAPYVLDGLLHNESSVEIHEHATDTAGATETTFAMFHGFGYRLIPRIRNLGNRRLFVIDPDPAYEPLGALISGAVNMDVIEQHWDEVLRLKASIGAGLVPPSVILKKLAASPRQNRLNQALREMGRIERSIFICDWLLDTKLRRRSHAILNKGESRHALARAVFLHQLGELRNRVAETMAYRASGLNLVVNAIILWNTVYLSRAVDYVRTQGIDIPAELLSQVAPLPWAHIALTGDYLWNEIDRPLERFRPIRANRFNPNNFAFP
- a CDS encoding relaxase/mobilization nuclease domain-containing protein; translated protein: MAHDWSGLLGEIEAFSARRATSLIDEEEELRRRRVIGVALSGGEPPRRFVAKGIASKAHPGAVSRSEPTIASILQAPLSSQKGVIALVGALGVGDQRGDDDELKKSAGGGGGGASFAAAPSVARPLSARGAAKDRSKAETASRAAIAAGAQPVVIKVTSTVSSRASAAGLMNYLGTREVENENGEKGKVDIPVYDQDGLAITSREERAAALAEWGADFRDAYAVNALATFSITLSDEVDDDTLHDALNAAFGSKPFLYSRHPDGRVSIYAVTNLPAKKIAGALKAREKGEWPARALENTESDFARRLADAGVSAEVRILGAAVSEKSGRYFLEKFLRTEKSITTSEGDPVKRGSSVKEKADGIWRAWSSHIRTVEPRNAFHVIFSARAGTDPEAMTRAVRDFLSEQVAGHRWITAHHPDTGHVHVHVMISARDDVGKALRLTKPELYEWRERFATKAREQGIAMVATRRADVAATRPYSQAQAGAYERGRQDPRYLKTPAVTNRVERKRAGVVDRASLSNGNLALAPKWQATASALKRAGAEPSVIAAADRFVAAVTAQAPHAARASGFVLLRLDVEQTMERETVAVIIEGAVGVEAKLISAEGKSVRVLAPTTASVSKIERELAKQNDEFGPGSEMRSVARDFQARLLAHGLRAAVIVEAAGSVKHGAPSPWLQKKFDALAGQSAAPPDEPLAEFKTLIATIQQQKEKAMPLSLEQFDERVSRANKSMDRLETMVDSSAERQAVEEMRKEISALFEEQRRDIQMQQMRSVNDTAGAGGTPPPARVDEARTQDRPAPATVDPAIAAQQQAIAAGRASRAAREQAGASRAAQDEQRQQILRQAEQERQRGNDRDGAER
- a CDS encoding MobC family plasmid mobilization relaxosome protein; amino-acid sequence: MWYKLDVAPPPAGQWFAPLALRVASGNLASGKEKMRSEVLRVRLQPEERDALAALCEEGRTASDVIRLLFREQAGLPLPVGPAEADALRGTNEELRRIGINLNQAVRAMNEGRVGYEPHLDAALRTLLDGVFRLRADVDLMLRISRKERRGAGRGA
- a CDS encoding ParA family protein, producing the protein MIVTIANPKGGTGKTTLVRALSGTAAHAGNDVFLIDADSRANTMRWVTMSKQMNVWPDRLEAVSCLDPNRIYKMALERQFEGKIVFIDIEGTTNENLFAGLYCADIVLIPLQTTQDDVVAGMQLALNHIPVVEEDQKRKLPAMIVINQHDLVTGRAKAHEPLREILRESGVALASQTIARRASYQSIGAAGTLQTAAKSDPKAIAEMETLLGELLTLYRSTAKEALL